Genomic DNA from Manduca sexta isolate Smith_Timp_Sample1 unplaced genomic scaffold, JHU_Msex_v1.0 HiC_scaffold_2595, whole genome shotgun sequence:
tgattagggatcgatactgatgccaaaaatgcaattagtaaaatttttgtctgtctgtctgtctgtctgtctgtctgtctgtctgtctgtataaccgttatagaaacaaaaactactcgacggattttaacgaaacttagtacaattatttgtcatactcctgagctggttatagtatacttttcatcacgctacaattaataggagcagaacagtgaaggaaaatgttgggaaaacgggagaagttactccattttttaagcttccgtcgcgtgtgcaaacttaatggttaaagctacacagaaatcatgtatgacggaaatgttctccttaaaattatataaaaaatatcccacgacagcatatgtctatcttttatggttgactcacaataacacgtgtaactcccgataggtTAGCAGTttgaagctttctcattatatttgtctactcttacgtttataacactcagtcatccctaattaaaaaagttaacattattaaatattccataaaaataatcatagaatcatagaaatcggtatagaaacaccaaagttatacatggaatacgctaataataagcaatcacgcgtgaatactgaatcatgctatatgcttccttcgatttcaccaggatcccatcatcagaccctgaccggacaatcggatcACCtacataccaccatacattaaaaacatcccgacaaattaagcacctcctccatttttgaagtccaaaatccacgcgggcgaagctgcgggcggaagctagcctataatataattgtttatcatTGAATTGTCAATAGATCTTAGTCGGGTTATGTCGAGACGCGAGTATCATAGTGCGGTCCGCAGCCATCGCGGCGCTCGGAGAACTTGTGACGTTAAGACAGAACAAAGCTGGGTTTGACGCCTAGCGGGGCCCATGCATCAACTATCCGATCCAGAGaataaggtaattaaaaaaatctttataagtacttaagagagtattaataatattgtctaaATTCCAAACATGAAACaactataaatactaaataattaactatgtcgACGTTGCttgaaaacaacaaaaaatgagcttaaactgtttttttacgTAGGTGCATATTAACCCATGATTACTATAGATGCTCATTTGGCAATTGACCTATCCATTCACATTCCATACGTAggtaagaaattaatttaactcATAATTTGATCTTATAATATCCTTTCAGATCCAAGAACAAGTAGTAACGTTAATCCATCAATTGTTATTTGATCGTCTTCAAAAATTCGTTGCTGAAGATTTGGGTGACCCTATTCCGTGGATGTTTCTGGATGGCATAACTCGGCGTAACATGAGAAGACATTTACAAAAGGCGTGCACCTTATTGGTTAAAAATTCTGGTTCAATGAGGTGAGTACCCGACAAGTcccctgaaacaaaaaaaatagacgAAGTGACTTTCGACAATCCGTGACAAGTTTCTGAAAATACGTGTCTAGCTTTCATTAAAAgcaaattacaaaacactatCTCGcacatgtatttaaaatacgtaataaaacaGTAACAAAATACAGCCGGTGATCTAGATaaagtaaatagaaaatatcTAAGCCAGGCCAAGCTAttaatcagtaaaaaaaatcctattatGAACAGTACATTTTACATATACTGTCAGACAAACCGCCTCTTATTGAAGAATGAATCCTATACATATTTCATATACTATCTACAAAATACCTCAGCATCAGGTATTTAAAATCCCTATACcacaatacatttttagaaaataattcaaatacacATACCatatttgtgtttgtatttaaattacaagTAAGTCAAATTCTGCCCAGCCCTGAACTGAAGGGTCAGGTTCTGCGCTGCTTTACTAAGCAGCCGTATAGTTCTGCCAATGGTTAGTGAAAACTGCGTGTCTTGATCGATACTTTATTTAGCTAACTTCGTTCTATGAGACGTTTAGGACATtcaatttgttattgtcaaaaaACATGACGATAACTCTAAAGTTTTACCATAACTGGGTATGTATTTTTGTTCCAGTCATCGCATAGTAGACATACTGAGTACGTACTTTGGCGTCGTGGATGACGAGCGCGACTTGCAATGT
This window encodes:
- the LOC119192308 gene encoding uncharacterized protein LOC119192308, producing MHQLSDPENKIQEQVVTLIHQLLFDRLQKFVAEDLGDPIPWMFLDGITRRNMRRHLQKACTLLVKNSGSMSHRIVDILSTYFGVVDDERDLQCLVLLTSLARHVDYSNIGFALDYYYKLADDDK